The following DNA comes from Hyphococcus flavus.
CCTGAAGCGCTAAAAGAAATCAAAGTCACCAGAACTATAATGGGCGGGAGAACAACGTTCGAGGCATGATGGATATTTTATCGAATAGCTGCGACGCCAAGCACATGATATTCGTGCAGAGAACGGTAGGAATTTCACGATACCGGTTGAGCGAGAGTTTTTTCAACAAAGTCGTGAGGAATGCCCCCCGGTTTCTGTCCAAAAGCTTTGGTCTAAACGTATGAACGGCGGCGCCATCATTCTTACAGTCGTCATAAGTTACTTGGCGGCGATGCTGATCGTTGGAATCGCGGCGCGCCCGCGAACGTCTTCCAAAAAAGAATACTATATTGCTGGAAGGCGTCTTCCCTACTGGGTTATCGCTTTTTCGATGAACGCCACTGGAGAAAGCGCCTGGCTGTTGCTGGGGCTGTCAGGGTTAGCGTATGCGGTCGGCGTCAATGCACTATGGGTCGTACTCGGTGAAACCTTAGGTATCTGGTTGAGTTGGCGGTTTGTAGCTAAACGATTGAACAGGGCAGCGATCAAATCGGATGCGATTACTGTTCCCGACATTTTATCCGATAAACTAGGCGACCCATTTCACCTTTTGCGCATCGCCGCCGCCCTGATAATTCTTGCTATGGTTCTGGTTTATGTGGCCGCGCAAATGCTCGCGACCGGGAAAGCTTTTGAGAGTTTTCTGGGCTGGCCTTACGCGATTGGCGTGATTGCCGGCGGGTTTGTGACCGTACTTTATACCAGCTTTGGAGGGTTCCGAGGGGTTGCATATACCGACACGGCTCAGGCGCTATTGATGGTCTTTGCCATCACGGCGGTTCCCATCGCCGGTCTGATTGAAGCCGGAGGACTTGGCGATGTTGCTAACTCACTAAAATCAATCAATCCAGCTTTGCTGGCCCCTGTGGATCTGTCATCCGGAATGACTATCGGCCTGATTGCGCTAGCCAGTTCCCTTGCCGTGGGGTTGCCGTTTATGGGCGTCCCGCAATTACTGGTGCGGTTCATGGCCGTTTCCGGTGTGGAGGAGATTCGAAAAGCAAGCCGAATTTCTGTTGTAGTGATATTTCTCCTCGGTCTGGGCGCCGTTTGTACGGGGCTTGTGGGCCGCGTTCTGGTTCCAAATTTAACCGATCCCGAAACAGTTATGCCGACTTTGAGCGAAGACCTCTTTCCATCGTTTGTGACCGGGTTGCTTGTCGCGGCGGTTCTTTCTGCGGTCATGTCCACCGTCAGTTCATTAATGAACCTGGCTTCATCCGCTCTTGTGGGTGATCTATATCACCAAGTACTCCGCCCAAATGCAGACACGCGCACGCTCGGCCGCATCGGTATCGGGGTTACAGCCCTTGTTGGGGTTTCTGGCGTACTCGTCGCGCTTAATCAAAATAGCTCAATATTCGACTTTGTATTATTCGCTTGGGCGGGACTCGGCGCTGCGTTCGGGCCAATGATCCTATGCGTTCTTTGGTGGAAGCGCACCACATGGATTGGCGCGCTCGCAGGCATGATTGGTGGTTTTGCGACAACCGTTATTTGGATTACCTTTTTCAAAACTCAGTTTTATGACCTCTATGAAATGATACCAGGATTTGCTGCCGGACTTATGTGTACAGTTTGCGTCAGTCTCATCACGTCAAAGAAGCAGCCGGTTGCCTGAAGCAAAGGATTATGCCCATGCACCTTTCAATGCCTACACTTTCTTTGCTTGTCCTTGGCTTAGCGGTTTTACCAGCGAGCACATTCGCTAGTGACCGATCGCGCGATTTGGGCGTCCCATTTACAGGTGAACCTGGTCCGAACAATACGATTACAGATGTTGCAGGCATAGAAGTCGGGCATTCTACTTTGATCAAGGGTGAGGGAAGACTGGTCCGCGGCAAAGGACCGGTGCGCACTGGCGTCACTGCCATTCATCCGCGCGGAAAAGAGTCCACAAGTCCCGTCTTTGGGGCCTGGTTTACGCTTAATGCATCTGGAGAAATGACGGGAACAACGTGGCTTGATGAGAGAGGCTTGATAGACGGGCCCTTGCTAATTACCAACACGCACTCGGTTGGCGTCGTCCGCGACG
Coding sequences within:
- a CDS encoding sodium/proline symporter: MNGGAIILTVVISYLAAMLIVGIAARPRTSSKKEYYIAGRRLPYWVIAFSMNATGESAWLLLGLSGLAYAVGVNALWVVLGETLGIWLSWRFVAKRLNRAAIKSDAITVPDILSDKLGDPFHLLRIAAALIILAMVLVYVAAQMLATGKAFESFLGWPYAIGVIAGGFVTVLYTSFGGFRGVAYTDTAQALLMVFAITAVPIAGLIEAGGLGDVANSLKSINPALLAPVDLSSGMTIGLIALASSLAVGLPFMGVPQLLVRFMAVSGVEEIRKASRISVVVIFLLGLGAVCTGLVGRVLVPNLTDPETVMPTLSEDLFPSFVTGLLVAAVLSAVMSTVSSLMNLASSALVGDLYHQVLRPNADTRTLGRIGIGVTALVGVSGVLVALNQNSSIFDFVLFAWAGLGAAFGPMILCVLWWKRTTWIGALAGMIGGFATTVIWITFFKTQFYDLYEMIPGFAAGLMCTVCVSLITSKKQPVA